In a genomic window of Gemmatimonadota bacterium:
- a CDS encoding 2-phosphoglycerate kinase yields MRDVPTHLRVILIGGSSHSGKSALSESIAENLGWNRISTDTLARHPGRPWRPAPEKVPDHVAEHYLSLSVDELIKDVLHHYRVNVWPKVEEIVASHINDPSRGGLIIEGSALWPELVATLNFANISALWLTGSEEVFRQRIRDESLYHSKSLRERRMIDKFLERTLVYNAQMIEIVNQHGFILVDVQQSNLAELTQRCLSILRSSR; encoded by the coding sequence ATGCGTGATGTACCTACCCACTTAAGAGTAATTCTCATCGGCGGCTCATCCCACTCAGGAAAGTCGGCCCTATCCGAGTCGATAGCCGAAAATCTGGGGTGGAACCGAATCTCCACAGACACACTTGCCCGTCATCCTGGCCGACCATGGCGACCCGCACCAGAAAAGGTACCCGACCATGTGGCGGAACACTATCTCTCCCTATCAGTTGACGAACTAATCAAAGATGTACTCCACCACTACAGGGTCAATGTATGGCCAAAAGTTGAGGAAATTGTCGCGTCTCACATCAATGATCCTTCCCGAGGGGGATTAATCATAGAAGGATCAGCGCTATGGCCCGAACTTGTAGCAACCCTGAACTTCGCAAATATTTCTGCATTATGGCTTACAGGGAGTGAGGAGGTTTTTCGGCAGAGGATTCGCGATGAAAGCCTGTATCATTCGAAGTCGCTTCGGGAACGAAGAATGATTGATAAGTTTCTGGAACGCACGCTCGTCTATAACGCACAGATGATTGAAATCGTCAACCAACATGGTTTCATTCTCGTAGATGTTCAACAATCTAATTTAGCAGAGCTAACCCAAAGGTGCTTATCAATACTCAGGAGTTCCCGCTGA
- a CDS encoding metallophosphoesterase family protein produces MRIAIFSDIHGNIIALDAVLKDIANSEPFDEYWILGDLVALGPCPVEVLERVSALPNTRIIRGNTDRYVFAVDRPPPSMQEAAKDPSKLTALVECAATFSWTQGAITNAGWLNWLSELPLEIEANLPDGTRVLAVHSAPGRDDGLGIKAGLNEEELALVLGDCDADLIIGGHHHRTLDVMVNGRRAINIGSVSNPHPPDLRASYVILESDESGYQIHFRRVDYDQAAVIDQLIQIRHPASEWIIKHFRE; encoded by the coding sequence ATGAGAATCGCCATTTTTTCTGACATTCACGGAAATATCATTGCTCTTGATGCCGTTCTCAAGGACATAGCAAATTCGGAGCCATTCGATGAGTATTGGATCCTCGGAGATCTTGTAGCATTGGGACCCTGTCCAGTCGAAGTTCTCGAACGCGTTTCCGCATTGCCAAACACCAGGATCATCCGTGGCAACACAGATCGTTATGTCTTCGCTGTTGACCGTCCCCCACCGTCGATGCAGGAAGCCGCGAAAGACCCAAGCAAATTGACGGCGCTTGTAGAGTGTGCAGCAACTTTTTCGTGGACTCAAGGTGCCATAACAAATGCAGGTTGGTTGAACTGGTTGTCTGAGTTGCCTCTTGAGATAGAAGCCAATCTGCCAGACGGAACGCGAGTCCTTGCTGTTCACTCTGCACCCGGGCGAGATGACGGCCTGGGTATCAAGGCAGGTCTAAACGAAGAGGAACTCGCGCTTGTGCTGGGCGACTGCGATGCAGACTTGATCATAGGAGGCCATCACCACCGCACCTTAGATGTAATGGTCAATGGCCGTCGAGCAATTAACATCGGCTCTGTGAGTAATCCACATCCCCCAGACCTTCGTGCAAGCTATGTGATTTTGGAATCAGATGAATCAGGTTACCAGATCCATTTTCGGCGTGTGGACTACGACCAGGCAGCGGTTATTGATCAACTGATCCAGATCAGACATCCGGCGAGCGAATGGATAATCAAACACTTTCGGGAGTAG
- a CDS encoding NUDIX domain-containing protein, which translates to MPNFGASAVVVSDGQVLLIKRKDVEVWALPGGAIDSGESTAQAAIREVKEETGIDIHLVRLVGIYSSPNWRSGGDHAIVYAAIPKNDKPVPQANEVLDVGYFSPDQLPEPFTWWHRRRIDDALRGVTGVSCVQDRVWTLAPNLSRREIYDMLSRSGLSPSDFYEQYFTEIGQVGEKIEVDGVSVIKE; encoded by the coding sequence GTGCCAAATTTTGGAGCCAGTGCAGTAGTTGTCTCAGACGGACAAGTTCTACTCATTAAGCGGAAGGATGTCGAGGTCTGGGCATTACCCGGTGGTGCAATTGATTCAGGCGAATCGACTGCACAAGCGGCGATACGCGAAGTCAAAGAGGAGACGGGGATCGACATCCATCTCGTACGCCTGGTTGGTATATACTCAAGTCCAAACTGGCGCTCAGGCGGTGACCATGCGATCGTTTACGCGGCCATTCCGAAGAATGACAAACCGGTACCTCAAGCGAACGAGGTTTTAGATGTTGGCTATTTCAGTCCAGATCAGTTGCCCGAACCGTTTACGTGGTGGCATCGTCGAAGAATTGATGATGCTCTGCGTGGGGTCACAGGCGTTTCTTGCGTACAGGACAGAGTCTGGACACTGGCCCCGAACCTGAGCCGCCGAGAGATATACGACATGTTGAGCCGTTCAGGTTTATCGCCCAGTGACTTTTATGAACAGTATTTCACTGAAATAGGACAGGTCGGAGAGAAAATCGAAGTTGACGGCGTTTCGGTAATAAAAGAATAG